Proteins from one Syntrophales bacterium genomic window:
- the hisF gene encoding imidazole glycerol phosphate synthase subunit HisF, which produces MRPVTIMPCLDMKDGRVVKGIHFVGLRDAGDPVEGAAFYQAEGADELAMLDIAATLENRGTRLEWVRAVSSVIDIPLTVGGGISSPEDMELTFEAGADRVSVNSAVVKRPDLIDEASRRFGSGRIVVAVDARRNGAMPSGFELVTSGGTQPTGIDAVQWARQCQDRGAGVILPTSMDGDGTREGYDIPLTRAISSALTVPVIASGGAGKLEDFYEAVTEGGARILLAASVFHYRVIGIGQVKEYLMERGIDLLHPPSVHKR; this is translated from the coding sequence ATACGTCCGGTGACCATTATGCCCTGTCTCGACATGAAAGACGGTCGCGTCGTCAAGGGGATCCACTTTGTGGGGTTGAGGGATGCCGGTGATCCCGTGGAAGGCGCCGCCTTCTATCAGGCCGAGGGGGCGGACGAGCTGGCCATGCTGGACATAGCGGCCACTCTCGAGAACCGCGGGACACGCCTGGAGTGGGTACGGGCTGTTTCTTCAGTCATCGACATTCCCCTGACCGTCGGGGGAGGCATATCGTCTCCGGAGGACATGGAACTCACCTTCGAAGCCGGCGCCGACAGGGTTTCCGTCAACAGCGCCGTCGTAAAACGTCCCGACCTGATCGACGAAGCATCGAGACGGTTCGGTTCCGGGCGTATCGTCGTGGCCGTCGATGCCCGCCGCAACGGCGCCATGCCCTCCGGGTTCGAGCTGGTGACTTCCGGCGGGACGCAACCGACGGGTATCGATGCAGTCCAGTGGGCCCGGCAATGCCAGGACCGTGGCGCCGGTGTCATTCTTCCCACCAGCATGGACGGAGACGGAACACGGGAGGGGTACGACATCCCGCTTACACGGGCCATTTCAAGCGCCCTGACGGTTCCCGTCATCGCCTCGGGCGGCGCGGGGAAACTGGAGGATTTCTACGAAGCGGTAACGGAAGGGGGCGCCCGGATTCTCCTGGCCGCCTCTGTTTTTCATTACCGGGTCATCGGTATCGGTCAGGTGAAGGAATACCTGATGGAACGCGGAATAGACCTGCTCCATCCCCCGTCTGTTCACAAACGGTGA
- a CDS encoding radical SAM protein, which produces MMPDSTIQKLGTLTFDVGVYRPPSEGGSSSLLLRVSRNCPWNKCTFCEMYKNHTFEYRPVEHIKADIDAVREMADDIRSISWKLGFGGRITRDVGAAIVRADPSLNGNHCFIIVFNWLYSGGKTVFLQDANSVIMRPPELVDVLVHLRKQLPWVSRVTSYARSKTLAQRKPEDLKNIRMAGLDRLHVGLETGDDELLGLIRKGVTGEEQIKGGRQAVEAGFQLSEYWMPDLGGRERWKQHAENTARVLTAINPHYIRSRPLVPRPGTPLYDDYKAGRLTLSSPHERLEELKVMVEGLDVTSRVCFDHAMNSWIDGRGGLLFTQDYEGYRFPEEKQQVLDLIAQGQAVDESWHMHARDMLRRASL; this is translated from the coding sequence ATGATGCCGGATTCGACTATACAAAAACTCGGAACGCTCACCTTCGATGTGGGCGTGTACCGCCCGCCCAGTGAAGGCGGAAGCTCTTCATTGCTCCTCAGGGTCTCCAGGAACTGTCCCTGGAACAAGTGTACATTCTGTGAAATGTATAAAAACCATACCTTTGAGTACCGTCCGGTGGAGCATATCAAGGCCGATATTGACGCCGTGCGCGAAATGGCGGACGACATCCGGTCGATTTCGTGGAAACTTGGTTTCGGCGGCAGGATCACCCGGGACGTGGGTGCCGCCATTGTGCGGGCCGATCCGTCGCTGAACGGAAACCACTGTTTCATCATCGTGTTCAACTGGCTCTACTCGGGAGGCAAAACGGTTTTCCTCCAGGACGCGAACAGTGTCATCATGCGTCCCCCGGAGCTTGTCGACGTACTCGTTCACCTGAGAAAACAATTGCCTTGGGTGTCCCGCGTCACCAGCTACGCCCGCTCCAAAACGCTGGCCCAGAGAAAACCGGAAGACCTGAAAAACATCCGCATGGCTGGTCTCGACCGCCTTCACGTGGGACTTGAAACGGGAGACGACGAGCTGCTGGGTCTCATCCGAAAGGGGGTCACCGGCGAGGAACAGATCAAGGGGGGCAGGCAGGCCGTTGAAGCGGGGTTCCAGCTTTCCGAATACTGGATGCCCGACCTGGGAGGACGCGAGCGCTGGAAGCAGCATGCCGAAAACACGGCCCGCGTTCTGACGGCCATTAACCCCCACTATATCCGTTCGCGCCCCTTGGTTCCCCGGCCCGGTACGCCCCTGTACGACGACTACAAGGCGGGCAGGCTGACCCTCTCGTCGCCCCACGAACGGCTGGAAGAGTTGAAGGTGATGGTCGAGGGGCTTGACGTGACATCGAGGGTCTGCTTCGATCATGCCATGAACTCCTGGATCGACGGCAGGGGAGGGCTTCTCTTTACCCAGGACTACGAGGGATACCGCTTTCCCGAAGAAAAGCAGCAGGTGCTCGATCTCATTGCCCAGGGACAAGCCGTGGACGAATCGTGGCACATGCATGCCCGGGACATGCTTCGAAGGGCCTCGCTGTGA
- a CDS encoding AAA family ATPase — translation MTDHEHFFEYGSRWVRADFHLHTRPDKEFKDDGKEQDFVARYIAALRSADIRVGVITNHNKFDREEFKALRKAADKEDIHLLPGVELSVKDGSNGIHTLVIFSDEWIINKEQKDYIDSFLNLTFAGQSNYDNSNARSNHDLLETIRELDKFDRDYFLIFAHVEADNGLYGPGGLNGGRLQELGRNELFQERTAAFQKVRTRDLKQKVQGWLGDWYPAEVEGSDPKTMSEIGRGEKTFIKIGAFTFEAVQFALKPGADRLCSQEITSQPHSWVQAIRFEGGILDGRRIPFSPEMSCLIGIRGSGKSAILECLRYALELPMPESSAEVDLNYKEGLVRFALKSGGKVVVEAQDAQGRLFEIRRILNERKDVYYDGELRPGVSIPIKKPLFFGQKELVKRGEGSERELVERLLGSKLDIVRKEISAQRQRVLDVMTNLDKLKDLDAQEAEYEAKKKDTEFRLKLFRDFGVEEQLKRQVQFSTDETHASRATEAAQTFVQAFDTFLKDQEAELLAIPHLASEENADLFLEMNTILDRIRETPDKIRQVLVHAQSDARLLREKFGELQRLRETLKEEFAATERQLSEKLQQQGSVSVRPDDFVKLNTDLQKVKLALSEIAKSRAKKKALHDEFLKELKLLNDLWHREFKEIEREIKKLNDSQSALQITPLYKGGRMAMLGEIKNHFRGSRLREATLESALEGHADFISMYETLDTISNALGESGDVFRQYFNEAKASLLVWQVPNIYQIMYHGKELREHSLGQRASALILFILSQRDNDLIVIDQPEDDLDNQTIFEDVIKLLRSLKKNIQFIFATHNANFPVLGDAEQVGACTFVSGAGAVEVGSIDQPEIQKAIVSIMEGGHEAFARRKEIYKLWKQ, via the coding sequence ATGACTGACCATGAGCATTTTTTCGAGTACGGTAGCCGCTGGGTCCGTGCGGATTTCCATCTGCACACGCGGCCCGACAAAGAGTTTAAGGACGATGGAAAAGAGCAGGATTTCGTGGCGCGATACATCGCGGCTCTCAGGAGTGCCGACATCCGTGTCGGTGTTATCACAAATCATAACAAGTTCGACCGTGAAGAGTTCAAGGCCCTCCGGAAAGCAGCCGACAAGGAGGATATTCATCTTCTTCCGGGTGTCGAGCTCTCGGTTAAAGATGGATCAAACGGCATACATACTTTGGTGATTTTCAGTGATGAGTGGATAATTAACAAAGAGCAAAAGGACTATATTGACAGTTTTCTGAATCTTACCTTTGCCGGTCAATCGAACTACGACAACAGCAATGCGCGCTCTAATCATGACTTGTTGGAGACAATCCGGGAACTGGACAAGTTCGACCGGGACTATTTTTTGATCTTCGCCCACGTTGAAGCTGACAACGGTCTCTACGGTCCGGGTGGCCTTAATGGCGGCCGACTTCAGGAACTGGGGAGAAACGAACTCTTTCAGGAAAGGACGGCAGCATTCCAGAAAGTCCGCACCCGCGACCTCAAACAGAAAGTTCAAGGCTGGCTGGGAGACTGGTACCCGGCAGAGGTAGAAGGCTCCGACCCGAAGACTATGTCCGAAATCGGTCGAGGCGAAAAGACCTTCATCAAGATCGGCGCTTTTACGTTTGAGGCCGTGCAGTTTGCCCTGAAACCTGGTGCCGATCGGCTTTGCTCTCAGGAAATCACATCCCAACCTCATTCCTGGGTGCAAGCGATACGCTTTGAAGGCGGCATCCTGGACGGAAGACGTATCCCCTTTTCGCCCGAAATGAGTTGCCTTATCGGGATTCGGGGCAGCGGGAAGTCAGCTATCCTTGAATGTCTTCGCTATGCCCTCGAACTACCCATGCCCGAATCCTCCGCTGAGGTTGACCTGAACTACAAAGAAGGCCTCGTTCGATTCGCACTCAAGAGTGGCGGCAAAGTGGTGGTTGAAGCCCAGGATGCGCAGGGTCGTCTCTTCGAAATTCGCCGCATTTTGAATGAGCGCAAAGATGTTTACTACGATGGGGAACTGCGTCCCGGTGTAAGCATCCCTATTAAAAAGCCGCTATTCTTCGGACAGAAGGAACTGGTCAAACGTGGGGAGGGTTCTGAACGCGAACTGGTAGAACGTTTGCTGGGTTCCAAGCTCGATATCGTCCGCAAAGAGATCAGCGCTCAACGCCAACGGGTGCTGGATGTAATGACGAATCTCGACAAATTGAAGGATCTGGACGCGCAGGAGGCCGAGTACGAAGCCAAGAAGAAAGACACCGAATTCCGATTAAAGCTCTTTCGTGACTTCGGGGTAGAGGAGCAACTCAAGCGCCAGGTTCAGTTCAGCACCGACGAAACACACGCCAGCCGCGCCACGGAAGCAGCGCAAACCTTCGTCCAGGCATTTGACACCTTCTTGAAGGATCAGGAAGCGGAGCTCTTAGCAATCCCGCATCTTGCATCCGAGGAAAATGCCGACTTGTTTTTGGAAATGAACACGATTCTCGACCGAATCCGTGAGACGCCTGATAAAATACGCCAGGTTCTTGTGCATGCCCAAAGTGACGCACGTTTGCTTCGCGAGAAATTCGGCGAATTGCAGCGCCTGCGCGAGACATTGAAGGAGGAGTTTGCGGCAACCGAACGGCAACTGAGCGAGAAACTCCAGCAGCAAGGCAGTGTGAGCGTTCGTCCCGACGATTTCGTCAAACTGAACACCGATCTGCAGAAGGTAAAGTTGGCACTTTCAGAGATTGCAAAAAGCCGTGCGAAAAAGAAAGCTTTGCACGATGAGTTTCTCAAGGAACTGAAGCTGCTCAACGACTTGTGGCATAGGGAGTTTAAGGAGATAGAGAGAGAGATCAAGAAACTGAACGACAGCCAGAGTGCACTGCAAATTACTCCCTTGTACAAGGGTGGGCGGATGGCAATGCTGGGGGAGATCAAAAACCATTTTCGAGGAAGCCGTCTCCGTGAAGCAACGCTTGAATCCGCACTGGAAGGCCATGCCGATTTCATTTCCATGTATGAAACCCTGGATACGATTAGCAACGCATTAGGCGAGTCCGGCGATGTGTTCCGGCAGTACTTCAACGAAGCGAAGGCATCGCTTCTGGTATGGCAGGTTCCGAACATTTACCAGATCATGTATCACGGAAAGGAACTGCGGGAGCACTCCCTTGGGCAACGGGCTTCTGCCCTGATTCTCTTCATCTTAAGCCAGCGGGATAATGACCTGATTGTCATTGATCAGCCCGAAGACGACCTCGACAATCAGACGATTTTCGAGGACGTTATCAAGTTGCTACGGTCTTTGAAGAAAAACATCCAGTTCATTTTCGCGACGCACAACGCGAACTTCCCCGTCTTGGGCGATGCTGAACAGGTCGGTGCGTGCACATTTGTGTCCGGCGCAGGAGCCGTCGAGGTTGGCAGCATTGACCAGCCGGAGATTCAGAAGGCCATCGTCTCGATTATGGAGGGCGGCCATGAGGCGTTCGCCCGCCGGAAGGAGATTTACAAGTTATGGAAGCAATAG
- a CDS encoding HAD family phosphatase, which produces MSGGVTSMGNAGIAAVLFDYGGVIAEEGFVGGLTALADTGGLDRDFFIDAAFDLVASTGYLTGRADEAAFWKALREKTGIAGTDECLRREILARFVLRPWVLDLADDLGSLDLTVGILSDQTDWLDRLDARDGFFRHFDYVSNSFHLGLSKRDGEVFVETARRLDIPGECICLIDDNEGNCGRARECGWHAIAYRTGGQVLRELKELVSGLDLSRYGGVTADEGEAGR; this is translated from the coding sequence GTGAGCGGCGGGGTAACATCCATGGGCAACGCGGGGATCGCCGCGGTTCTGTTCGACTACGGAGGGGTCATTGCCGAGGAAGGATTCGTCGGAGGACTGACGGCTCTGGCGGACACCGGCGGCCTGGACAGGGATTTTTTCATCGACGCCGCCTTCGATCTGGTGGCATCCACGGGATACCTCACGGGCCGTGCCGATGAGGCCGCTTTCTGGAAGGCCCTGCGGGAAAAAACCGGTATCGCGGGGACCGATGAGTGCCTGCGCCGGGAAATCCTGGCGCGCTTTGTACTGCGTCCATGGGTTCTGGATCTGGCCGATGATCTCGGGTCCCTGGACCTGACAGTGGGAATTCTCAGCGATCAGACCGACTGGCTTGACCGGCTCGATGCCCGGGACGGGTTTTTCCGGCACTTCGACTATGTTTCCAACAGTTTTCACCTGGGTCTCAGCAAGCGGGACGGTGAGGTTTTTGTTGAAACGGCGCGCCGCCTGGACATTCCGGGGGAATGTATATGCCTGATTGACGACAACGAGGGAAATTGCGGGCGGGCCCGGGAATGCGGGTGGCATGCCATTGCATACCGGACTGGCGGGCAGGTGCTTCGAGAACTCAAGGAACTTGTTTCCGGCCTGGACCTGTCCCGATACGGCGGGGTCACAGCCGACGAGGGCGAGGCGGGGAGGTGA
- a CDS encoding helix-turn-helix domain-containing protein produces MEDRWLSVDEIAGHLGIKRDTVYKWISERQMPGHKIGRLWKFNQREVDKWVRSGGANTSPPENEQSKIRQRES; encoded by the coding sequence ATGGAAGACCGATGGCTTTCAGTAGATGAGATTGCCGGCCATCTCGGTATCAAGCGGGACACGGTCTACAAGTGGATCAGTGAACGGCAGATGCCGGGCCACAAGATCGGTCGGCTTTGGAAATTCAACCAGCGAGAAGTTGACAAGTGGGTGAGAAGCGGTGGTGCGAACACTTCTCCGCCGGAAAATGAACAATCTAAAATCAGACAACGAGAATCCTGA
- a CDS encoding SNF2-related protein gives MARLEELKRGATVKGILPEGFITVVDVSWIGSVAIELTYKDSKGKLANELIYRDREDDIEILESGKPWSFDGDSDLFRLVSEAYRIRLAHLFDPLLAVHTSLVDPFPHQITAVYETMLPRQPLRFLLADDPGAGKTIMAGLLIKELIARGDLQRCLIVCPGNLVEQWQDELYRRFHLPFEIMTNDKYEAARTGNWFAENPLSICRLDKLSRNEDVQEKLKTTDWDLVVCDEAHKMSASFWGGEIRRTKRHQLGQILSVLTRHFLLLTATPHNGKEEDFQLFMALLDGDRFEGKFRDGVHSIDAGDLMRRMVKEDLLKFDGRPLFPERKAYTVEYELSDGEADLYQRVTEYVRDEFNRAEQLANDGRKGTVGFALTVLQRRLASSPEAIYQSLRRRRERLEKRCREEELLKRGAEVRIDWYKDVPSLSEDDLEDLEDAPDEEVENTEERVVDLASAAQTIAELRAEIAILKDLEQVALRVRQSRTDRKWDELSSLLQNQTEMFDAHGHRRKLIVFTEHRDTLNYLHDRIGSVIGKPESVVTIHGGMGREERKKNESLFTQDRATEVLIATDAAGEGINLQRAHLMVNYDLPWNPNRLEQRFGRIHRIGQTEVCHCWNLVASKTREGDVYRRLLEKLEEERKALGGKVFDILGKLLFGDKPLRSLLMEAIRYGDHPEVRARLNQVVDNAMDRNKLRDLIEEHALAHDSMDASRVREIREDMERAEARRLQPHFVAAFFNESFKRLGGTLREREPKRYEATHVPAVIRKRDRIIGMRDPVLTRYERLSFEKELISVPGKPLAEFICPGHPLLDATIDLILERHRDLLRQGAILVDENSPDEDVRALVYLEHSIQDARTDRSGNRRVVSRQVQFAEVTASGDVRGAGYAPYLDYRPPTESELALIRHMKKPGWLRSEIESRALDHAVRNLVPSHLQEVKDRKEQIVEKTMAAVKERLTTEITYWDHQAEQLKHEEQAGKINAKINSGKARQRADDLTMRLQKRMEDLQQERRISPLPPNIIGGALIVPAGLLMKLSGGQSSTFQAMETKRVEMIAMQAVIAAEQELGFAPRDVAADKCGYDIESRDPAVDSRLRFIEVKGRVRGADTVTITKNEILTALNKPDQFILAIVQVNLSAEAQAGGEQVVDITYVREPFGREPDFGVTSVNYRLSELLGRGGPPG, from the coding sequence ATGGCCAGACTCGAAGAACTGAAACGCGGTGCGACTGTCAAAGGCATTCTGCCGGAGGGGTTCATAACCGTGGTCGATGTGTCCTGGATTGGTTCTGTCGCCATCGAACTGACCTACAAAGACAGCAAAGGGAAGCTGGCCAATGAATTAATATATCGCGACCGCGAAGACGACATCGAAATTTTGGAATCCGGCAAGCCCTGGAGCTTCGATGGTGATTCCGACCTTTTTCGGCTTGTTTCGGAGGCGTACCGTATTCGTCTCGCGCACTTGTTCGATCCGCTCCTGGCGGTCCACACCTCACTCGTCGATCCGTTTCCACATCAGATCACGGCGGTCTACGAGACGATGCTTCCAAGGCAGCCACTTCGCTTTCTTCTGGCCGATGATCCCGGGGCCGGAAAGACCATAATGGCAGGGTTGTTGATCAAGGAGTTGATCGCGCGGGGCGACCTGCAACGGTGCCTCATTGTCTGCCCGGGCAACCTGGTCGAACAGTGGCAGGATGAACTCTATCGGCGCTTCCATCTGCCCTTCGAAATCATGACCAATGACAAGTACGAGGCGGCCCGGACCGGAAACTGGTTCGCGGAGAACCCGCTCTCTATCTGTCGTCTCGACAAGCTCAGCCGAAACGAGGACGTACAGGAGAAACTGAAGACCACGGATTGGGACCTTGTGGTCTGCGACGAAGCCCACAAGATGAGCGCATCCTTCTGGGGCGGTGAAATCCGCAGGACCAAACGCCACCAGTTGGGACAGATTCTTTCCGTCCTCACTCGTCATTTCCTGCTTCTGACGGCCACGCCGCACAACGGAAAGGAAGAGGACTTTCAGTTGTTCATGGCGCTGCTCGATGGCGACCGCTTCGAGGGCAAGTTCCGCGACGGCGTTCATTCCATCGATGCCGGTGATCTGATGCGTCGGATGGTTAAGGAGGACCTGCTCAAGTTTGATGGTCGTCCGTTGTTCCCGGAGCGTAAGGCCTACACCGTCGAATACGAGCTTTCCGACGGTGAAGCGGACCTGTACCAGCGTGTGACGGAGTATGTTCGCGATGAGTTCAACCGCGCCGAACAACTTGCCAACGACGGCCGCAAAGGCACGGTCGGATTTGCCTTGACGGTCCTGCAGCGTCGGTTGGCCTCTTCGCCGGAAGCCATCTATCAATCGCTCCGCAGGCGTCGGGAGCGACTGGAAAAGAGATGCCGCGAGGAGGAACTCCTCAAACGTGGCGCAGAGGTCCGTATCGATTGGTACAAGGATGTCCCGTCCCTGTCCGAAGATGACCTTGAAGATCTCGAAGACGCGCCGGATGAGGAAGTCGAGAACACGGAAGAGCGCGTTGTCGATCTGGCCTCGGCAGCCCAGACAATCGCCGAGCTAAGGGCGGAGATCGCAATTCTCAAGGATTTGGAGCAAGTGGCCCTGCGGGTTCGTCAATCACGCACGGACCGCAAATGGGATGAGCTTTCGAGTCTACTGCAGAACCAGACGGAGATGTTCGATGCCCATGGTCATCGCCGCAAGCTGATCGTTTTCACCGAGCATCGCGATACCTTGAATTACCTTCATGACCGGATCGGGTCGGTGATCGGGAAGCCGGAATCCGTCGTGACTATTCACGGAGGCATGGGCCGTGAGGAACGAAAGAAGAATGAATCGCTCTTCACTCAGGATAGAGCCACAGAGGTGCTCATCGCCACGGACGCGGCTGGCGAAGGTATCAACCTGCAGCGGGCCCATTTGATGGTCAATTACGATTTACCCTGGAACCCGAACCGTCTCGAACAACGGTTTGGCCGCATCCACCGCATCGGGCAGACGGAGGTCTGCCACTGCTGGAACCTCGTCGCGTCAAAGACGCGGGAAGGCGATGTGTATCGCCGCCTGCTGGAGAAGTTGGAGGAGGAACGTAAGGCGCTGGGAGGAAAGGTATTCGACATCCTCGGCAAACTGCTTTTCGGTGATAAGCCTCTGCGGAGCCTCCTCATGGAGGCCATTCGGTACGGAGACCATCCGGAAGTGCGTGCGCGGCTGAACCAGGTCGTCGACAACGCCATGGATCGGAACAAACTCCGCGATCTGATCGAGGAACACGCCCTGGCGCACGACTCCATGGATGCCTCCCGCGTCCGGGAGATTCGGGAAGACATGGAACGGGCCGAGGCTCGCCGCCTCCAGCCCCATTTCGTTGCCGCCTTCTTCAATGAATCCTTCAAGCGGCTCGGCGGCACCTTGCGGGAAAGGGAGCCGAAGCGTTACGAGGCGACCCACGTTCCGGCCGTCATTCGCAAGCGGGATCGGATCATCGGCATGCGCGATCCCGTCCTCACGCGATACGAACGCCTGTCGTTCGAAAAAGAACTGATCAGCGTCCCCGGCAAGCCCCTGGCGGAGTTCATTTGTCCCGGCCACCCGCTTCTCGACGCCACTATAGACCTGATCCTTGAACGGCACCGGGACCTCCTGCGACAAGGTGCCATCCTGGTTGACGAGAACTCCCCGGACGAGGATGTGCGGGCGCTCGTGTACCTGGAGCACTCCATCCAGGATGCGCGCACGGATCGGAGTGGAAACCGGCGCGTGGTCTCTCGCCAGGTTCAGTTCGCTGAAGTGACAGCATCCGGCGATGTTCGTGGTGCTGGATATGCGCCATACCTTGACTACCGGCCGCCCACTGAATCGGAGCTGGCCTTGATCCGGCATATGAAAAAGCCCGGCTGGCTGAGGAGCGAGATCGAATCTCGCGCCCTCGACCATGCTGTCCGGAACCTGGTGCCATCTCACCTCCAGGAGGTTAAGGACCGCAAGGAACAGATAGTCGAGAAGACCATGGCCGCAGTCAAGGAAAGGCTTACGACGGAGATCACTTACTGGGACCATCAGGCGGAGCAGCTCAAACACGAAGAACAGGCGGGCAAGATCAATGCAAAGATCAACTCCGGCAAGGCTCGTCAGCGGGCCGACGATTTGACGATGCGGCTGCAGAAGCGGATGGAAGATCTTCAGCAGGAACGTCGCATCTCGCCGCTTCCGCCGAACATCATCGGCGGCGCACTGATCGTCCCGGCAGGACTTCTCATGAAATTGAGTGGAGGACAATCCTCCACGTTTCAGGCCATGGAGACCAAACGCGTTGAAATGATCGCCATGCAAGCGGTCATCGCGGCTGAACAGGAACTCGGGTTTGCGCCACGCGACGTAGCAGCCGACAAGTGTGGCTATGACATCGAGTCACGCGACCCGGCTGTTGATTCCCGTCTTCGCTTCATCGAGGTGAAGGGGCGCGTGCGGGGGGCGGATACTGTGACCATCACCAAGAACGAGATTCTGACCGCACTGAACAAGCCGGATCAGTTCATTCTGGCAATTGTGCAGGTCAACCTCTCTGCCGAGGCACAAGCAGGCGGCGAACAGGTGGTGGACATCACCTATGTGCGGGAGCCCTTCGGCCGTGAACCAGACTTCGGCGTTACAAGCGTGAATTACCGGTTATCAGAGTTGCTGGGCAGGGGAGGGCCGCCGGGATGA
- a CDS encoding putative DNA binding domain-containing protein — protein sequence MEAIELIELVSRGEDSRTQFKLNLTNPESLAGEIVAFSNSKGGKILVGISDHGEIVGLSPEDIRRINILVSNVTTNNVRPPVNTFNENVAVAGSQVVMVITVPEGISKPYADNNGVYWAKAGADKRRVTSREEIQRMFQEADLVHADEVPIEGTVFGDLAMAHLGEFFAKQYGEELDEALERDGISIGQLLNNLGLAHDNNLNLAGLILFGRNPQRYRPAFIVKAVSFVGNDPAGEKYRDSEDIGGCIRDMHRGVMSFLTRNLRRLQGEKDFNTEGDIEIPIEALEELVVNMLLHRDYFISAPWRVMIFDNRVELISPGMLPNNLTVENIRYGISNIRNPLLASFAIKELPYRGTGTGILRALKYVPDLELVSDSERNLFIARIPRKIVE from the coding sequence ATGGAAGCAATAGAACTTATCGAACTTGTCAGTCGCGGCGAAGACAGCCGGACACAATTCAAGCTCAATTTGACAAATCCTGAATCGCTTGCTGGAGAAATAGTCGCTTTTTCCAACAGCAAAGGAGGAAAGATACTGGTAGGCATCAGTGATCATGGAGAAATAGTAGGGCTTAGTCCTGAAGATATCCGGCGAATCAATATACTGGTATCAAATGTCACAACGAACAATGTCCGACCACCTGTCAATACGTTCAATGAGAATGTAGCCGTTGCGGGGAGCCAGGTTGTCATGGTGATCACGGTACCGGAGGGTATTTCAAAACCATATGCGGATAACAACGGTGTTTATTGGGCAAAGGCAGGTGCCGATAAACGACGGGTCACATCCAGGGAAGAAATCCAACGCATGTTTCAGGAAGCTGATCTCGTTCATGCGGATGAAGTACCTATTGAAGGCACCGTGTTTGGCGACCTGGCCATGGCACACCTTGGCGAGTTCTTCGCAAAACAATACGGCGAGGAACTCGATGAGGCTCTGGAAAGGGATGGGATATCCATCGGGCAGTTGTTGAACAATTTAGGTCTGGCGCACGACAACAATCTAAATCTTGCAGGGCTGATCCTCTTTGGTCGCAATCCGCAGCGATACCGACCAGCATTCATTGTCAAGGCAGTCTCTTTTGTCGGCAACGACCCGGCAGGAGAAAAGTATCGGGACAGCGAAGATATCGGAGGTTGCATACGTGACATGCACAGGGGTGTCATGTCCTTTCTGACCCGTAATCTTCGCCGCCTGCAGGGCGAGAAAGATTTCAACACCGAGGGGGATATCGAGATACCTATTGAAGCGCTTGAGGAACTCGTCGTCAATATGCTTCTGCACCGTGACTACTTCATTTCTGCTCCGTGGCGCGTCATGATCTTCGACAATCGGGTCGAACTCATAAGCCCCGGCATGTTGCCGAACAATCTGACCGTCGAGAACATCCGTTACGGCATATCAAATATACGAAATCCGCTTCTGGCATCGTTTGCTATCAAGGAACTACCGTACCGAGGCACCGGGACCGGTATCCTGCGAGCGCTGAAATATGTACCTGATTTGGAATTGGTATCAGACTCTGAACGAAACCTGTTTATAGCCAGAATTCCCAGGAAGATTGTTGAATGA